From a single Nostoc sp. MS1 genomic region:
- a CDS encoding AAA-like domain-containing protein, producing MKYQVGGSLPSDDPNYVMRQADEQLYTSLKAGNFCYVFNSRQMGKSSLLHRTSHHLTQEGYTCIYIDVTRLGSEDTTSEQWYKGIIISLFYSLNLAVKVNFKQWWEMQAGLSPVQKLNQFVEELLLSHQQSERIFIFIDEIDSLLSLSFSVSDFFAWIRYCYNQRAHDPRFLSLGFAVFGVVTPSDLITDKRRTPFNIGTAIQLYGFTLIEATPLLKGLEEVVSQPQAVLEKIIDWTGGQPFLTQKLCQLVVKAAWETPNGKIDLPPAIAGYWVEQLVQRQIIQYWESKDEPEHLRTIRDRLLFNEQRASRLLGIYQQVLQAEATNLPIEIDDSQEQKELLLSGVVEKHNGYLKIKNSIYRHVFNHQWVIRHLDNLRPYSQVFNAWIASNYQDESRLLRGQALKDAQSWSQGKSLSDLDYRFLAASQEYEQREIQNGLEAARLQEVETRLAQEKKTARVQRLLLTGMCIKFFISTALAIGIYMMYCQAKTSEIQAKTSEIQALISSSEGRFASNRKLDAILEAIKAKYRLQQLEKPNPEVNKQAEKVLRQAVYSADEYNRFSGHTAAVMGVDISPDSSLIASASLDRTIKLWQRDGKEVATLAGHQGGVRAVKFSPDGQMLASASEDGTIRLWKRDGTLLKTFQGHTASVWGVAFSQDGHFLVSTGWDKTVRLWKLDGTLLKTFAGYKAGFWGVAFSPDAQTVAATNLDGTVRLWQRDGSGWQNAKTLQPLTGHAAWVVGVAFSPDGQTLASASEDKTVKLWRRDSTGNYRLDKTLTGHSAGVTGVAFSPDGQTIASASLDKTIKLWNIDGTQLRTLQGHSASIWGTTYSPDGSFIASAGAENLVRLWQSQNPFSQNAIAHSGGIWSIAISRDSSTIATASHENKIKFWSRQGKLLKTFTQNKVVFEVSFSDDGKLIAFPAYDDTVTVKRSDNTTVATYKDTQGKITGAVLSPDGKAIAVANVDKIAQIWKLNQPTRQILRGHQAEVWQVTFSPDSKMVATASADGTAKVWTLDGKLVTTLVGHKAGVWRVTFSPDSKMVATASGDNTMKLWTIEGKLLRTFKGHTAAVWGVAFSPVGDSLPSGTGKILASGSVDATVKLWKLDGTEITTLTGHSAAIRKIAISRDGTILASGGDDNTLILWNIPRIANLNAIKYACNLVKDYLQNNTALTESDRRICEKFL from the coding sequence ATGAAATATCAGGTTGGTGGTAGTCTCCCTAGTGATGATCCTAATTATGTTATGCGTCAGGCGGACGAACAACTTTACACTAGCTTGAAAGCTGGTAATTTTTGTTACGTTTTCAATTCTCGTCAGATGGGGAAGTCGTCTTTACTACATCGTACAAGTCATCATCTGACTCAAGAGGGTTATACATGTATATATATAGATGTGACACGCTTGGGTAGCGAAGATACAACCTCTGAACAATGGTACAAAGGGATCATTATTAGCCTTTTTTATAGTTTAAATTTGGCTGTAAAAGTCAATTTTAAACAATGGTGGGAAATGCAGGCTGGTCTTTCTCCTGTACAAAAGTTAAATCAGTTCGTAGAAGAATTGCTACTATCGCATCAGCAAAGTGAACGTATATTTATATTTATTGATGAAATTGATAGCTTATTGAGTTTGAGTTTTTCGGTCAGTGACTTCTTTGCTTGGATTCGTTATTGTTATAACCAAAGAGCGCACGACCCAAGATTCCTAAGTTTAGGATTTGCCGTGTTTGGGGTGGTTACTCCATCTGATTTAATCACTGATAAGCGCCGTACACCCTTTAATATTGGTACAGCAATTCAGTTGTATGGTTTTACACTCATTGAAGCTACGCCATTACTTAAAGGGTTAGAAGAAGTAGTTAGTCAACCACAAGCAGTATTAGAGAAAATTATTGACTGGACAGGTGGACAACCATTCCTCACACAAAAACTTTGTCAGTTAGTTGTCAAAGCTGCATGGGAAACACCAAACGGGAAAATTGATTTACCTCCAGCTATAGCTGGCTATTGGGTAGAACAACTGGTACAAAGGCAGATTATTCAATATTGGGAAAGCAAAGATGAACCAGAACACCTGCGAACAATTCGCGATCGCCTTTTATTCAATGAACAACGCGCCAGCAGGTTATTAGGCATTTATCAACAGGTACTGCAAGCAGAAGCGACTAATCTACCCATAGAGATTGATGATAGTCAAGAACAAAAAGAATTATTACTATCTGGTGTAGTTGAGAAACACAATGGTTATCTGAAAATTAAAAATTCTATATATCGTCATGTTTTTAATCATCAATGGGTAATTAGGCACTTAGACAATCTCCGTCCTTATTCTCAAGTCTTCAATGCTTGGATAGCATCGAATTATCAAGATGAGTCACGGTTATTGCGAGGACAAGCGCTCAAAGATGCTCAAAGTTGGTCGCAGGGTAAAAGTTTGAGCGATTTGGATTATCGTTTCCTTGCAGCTAGTCAAGAATACGAACAGCGCGAAATTCAAAACGGATTAGAAGCAGCACGACTACAAGAAGTAGAAACGCGGCTAGCACAAGAGAAAAAAACAGCTAGAGTGCAAAGATTGCTGCTGACGGGAATGTGTATTAAGTTCTTTATTTCCACCGCTTTGGCTATAGGCATTTACATGATGTACTGCCAAGCCAAAACCAGCGAAATTCAAGCTAAAACCAGCGAAATTCAAGCACTTATATCAAGTTCCGAGGGAAGATTCGCCTCAAATCGTAAGTTAGATGCCATCTTAGAAGCAATTAAAGCCAAATATCGACTACAACAACTAGAAAAACCTAACCCAGAGGTAAACAAGCAGGCAGAGAAGGTACTGCGACAAGCTGTTTATAGTGCAGATGAATATAACCGTTTTTCAGGTCATACCGCAGCTGTGATGGGAGTAGATATTAGTCCTGATAGTTCTCTGATTGCTTCAGCCAGTCTAGATAGAACTATCAAACTTTGGCAGCGTGATGGTAAAGAAGTCGCCACCCTCGCAGGTCATCAGGGGGGAGTGAGAGCCGTTAAATTTAGTCCTGATGGTCAAATGCTGGCCTCAGCCAGCGAGGATGGTACTATTAGACTTTGGAAACGAGACGGGACTTTACTCAAGACTTTTCAAGGTCATACCGCTTCAGTCTGGGGAGTCGCCTTTAGCCAGGATGGTCACTTTTTAGTTTCTACTGGTTGGGATAAAACAGTAAGGCTTTGGAAATTGGACGGGACTTTACTCAAAACTTTTGCTGGTTACAAAGCTGGATTTTGGGGTGTGGCATTTAGTCCCGATGCTCAAACCGTCGCCGCCACGAATCTAGATGGTACAGTGAGACTTTGGCAAAGAGATGGTTCCGGTTGGCAAAACGCCAAAACCTTACAGCCGCTTACAGGTCACGCAGCTTGGGTGGTAGGAGTAGCCTTCAGTCCTGATGGACAAACGCTTGCTTCGGCTAGTGAAGACAAAACCGTCAAACTATGGCGGCGAGATTCCACAGGCAATTACCGCCTAGATAAGACACTTACAGGTCATAGTGCGGGAGTTACGGGAGTTGCTTTTAGTCCAGATGGGCAAACAATAGCTTCTGCTAGTCTCGACAAAACAATTAAACTGTGGAACATTGATGGTACACAACTAAGAACACTCCAAGGTCATAGTGCGTCTATTTGGGGAACCACTTATAGTCCTGATGGCAGCTTCATTGCCTCGGCGGGTGCAGAAAACCTTGTCCGACTCTGGCAAAGCCAAAATCCATTTTCCCAAAATGCGATCGCCCATAGTGGGGGTATTTGGTCAATAGCAATTAGCCGCGATAGTTCCACCATCGCCACAGCCAGCCACGAAAACAAAATTAAATTTTGGAGTCGCCAAGGCAAATTGCTCAAGACTTTCACACAAAACAAAGTGGTTTTCGAGGTTTCATTCAGTGATGATGGCAAGTTAATCGCTTTTCCCGCTTACGATGATACAGTCACAGTCAAGCGATCAGACAATACTACTGTAGCTACCTATAAAGATACTCAAGGTAAAATTACAGGAGCAGTATTAAGTCCTGATGGAAAAGCGATCGCTGTTGCTAATGTTGATAAGATAGCTCAAATATGGAAGCTTAATCAGCCTACACGGCAAATTCTCAGAGGGCATCAGGCGGAAGTTTGGCAAGTTACCTTTAGTCCCGATAGTAAAATGGTGGCTACTGCTAGTGCTGATGGAACTGCAAAAGTTTGGACATTAGATGGGAAATTAGTGACAACACTGGTTGGACACAAAGCAGGTGTATGGAGAGTTACCTTCAGTCCTGACAGTAAAATGGTAGCTACTGCCAGTGGCGATAATACTATGAAGTTGTGGACAATTGAGGGTAAACTGCTGAGAACCTTTAAAGGTCATACAGCAGCCGTATGGGGAGTAGCATTTAGTCCCGTTGGCGATAGCCTGCCGTCAGGCACTGGTAAAATACTGGCTTCTGGTAGTGTAGATGCTACCGTCAAGCTTTGGAAACTGGATGGTACAGAAATTACAACTCTCACCGGACATAGCGCCGCTATTAGAAAGATCGCTATCAGCCGCGATGGTACAATCCTCGCTTCTGGCGGTGATGACAATACCCTGATTTTGTGGAATATACCACGAATCGCCAACTTGAATGCCATAAAATATGCCTGCAATCTAGTCAAAGATTATTTGCAAAATAATACAGCTTTGACTGAGAGCGATCGGCGCATTTGCGAGAAGTTTTTATAG
- a CDS encoding pentapeptide repeat-containing protein produces MKANELLKNYAAGERNFTAIHLSEADLRGAELSGVIFDQAVLDGADLRDANLAGSSLVEADLNGADLRNANLSGSNLGGAILDGAILDGAILDGANLSKANLTVAKLIQANLSEAELQEANLQAANLDRADLSGADLTVADLEQANLNQADLSQANLNGANLEGANVEGTILDQ; encoded by the coding sequence ATGAAAGCAAACGAACTCCTAAAAAACTACGCTGCGGGTGAGAGAAATTTCACTGCTATCCACTTAAGTGAGGCAGACTTAAGGGGAGCAGAGTTAAGTGGTGTAATTTTCGATCAAGCTGTTTTAGATGGAGCGGATCTTAGAGATGCTAATTTAGCGGGTAGTAGTTTAGTAGAAGCAGATTTGAATGGCGCAGATTTAAGAAATGCTAACCTCTCAGGTAGTAATTTAGGCGGTGCAATTCTAGATGGTGCAATTCTAGATGGTGCGATTTTAGATGGTGCTAATTTAAGCAAAGCTAATTTGACTGTTGCCAAACTAATTCAAGCCAATCTCAGTGAAGCAGAGTTGCAAGAAGCTAACTTGCAAGCAGCAAACTTGGATAGGGCCGATCTCAGTGGTGCAGATTTAACTGTGGCTGACTTGGAACAGGCAAATCTCAACCAAGCTGATTTGAGTCAAGCTAATCTCAACGGCGCAAATTTAGAAGGAGCTAATGTAGAAGGCACAATTTTAGATCAATAG
- a CDS encoding TIGR02921 family PEP-CTERM protein, with protein sequence MKLFWNICFYGIFWLWNLTFLSFVYLLILPLVGVPLFLATLRGDIPAEFSLTLVALIAIPTIASIIGGWRFLKQPLQLIRLFYGVEAPLFTLCLLRLFLIRELTPASSQIMLTTGVCIAAFAGELFWGYASRRKNGLQWVQMLAHTLMLIFGIYAGAVLLFYALPLAVFLIKEFCKFEWVMPLWYMLYHSAFIGGLLFILLWLILTGFSATLFIAMPSALSAMYVHSGAKILRSFASEHGRNKTFVGASAVIVAFAVTFISLQQQPQVLAFSLLANAPKNDSDRQTLIANSEQIRTGLVNAYLSSYRYLSSKQDNNHITVMYRDILGLNKSAADGVQGIYNFLMSPFLYNGSEKDAAKAENIYAEFFDTPLQKAEKAAVSHAVQSTFNEQEVKAGLLNINEKKVWLASQQVTVKEHGDWADVELYEVYKNQTPEVQEVFYSFSLPESAVITGLWLGDTNNLNQRFNFVVSPRGAAQKVYNSQVRRERPVDPALLEQVGPRHYRLRAFPIPPNNVQQIEGQPPRPTEMHLWLTYKVMGEDKGWAMPDLGERRNIFWTDKTKRIRNGKEVGLKENAWLETYIPASGKVQPVLHEVNLAEGYKLLAKPLSKGDYTLPKNQRIALVLDTSRSMGEHTKELAQTLSWLKQHGFADNDLTNNDADLYLTTSPGTTPKRLDDIQQFLPEKITFYGTIQPQEMLAQFNSLRGNTSYDAVLLVSDEGSYELSKNNKTAPTISAPLWMVHLGRLPGAYNDGIIKSLQDSGGGVGVDIAEVLQRIATKSVLGDTVVSVVNGYAWYRQTLEARTTNQQDDLLPLAARQLILGLSKQIKLDNLKGLDAIHAIAKKYQIVSPYSSMLVLVNDEQRRLLKEAEAQSDRFDRKVENGKENLSKPNNPLKVSVPEPSGGWLLGVSAIALFVLVKRRR encoded by the coding sequence GTGAAGCTGTTTTGGAATATTTGTTTTTATGGTATATTCTGGCTGTGGAATCTGACGTTCTTATCTTTTGTTTATTTACTGATATTACCGCTAGTAGGTGTACCTTTATTTTTAGCAACTTTAAGAGGAGATATCCCTGCTGAATTTTCCTTAACGCTTGTAGCCTTAATTGCCATTCCTACCATCGCTAGTATTATCGGTGGCTGGCGATTTCTCAAACAGCCATTACAACTTATTCGGCTATTTTATGGTGTTGAAGCTCCGCTATTTACCTTATGTTTATTACGGTTATTTCTGATTCGGGAACTGACACCAGCCAGCAGTCAAATTATGCTGACAACGGGTGTTTGTATAGCGGCTTTTGCGGGAGAACTATTTTGGGGTTATGCTTCTCGACGTAAGAACGGATTGCAGTGGGTGCAAATGTTAGCCCATACTTTGATGCTGATATTTGGCATTTATGCAGGTGCAGTATTATTATTCTATGCCTTACCTCTAGCCGTATTCTTAATAAAAGAGTTTTGCAAGTTTGAATGGGTAATGCCATTATGGTATATGTTATACCATTCAGCTTTTATTGGTGGTTTATTATTTATTTTACTGTGGTTAATTCTTACTGGCTTTAGTGCAACATTGTTTATTGCTATGCCATCGGCATTATCAGCAATGTATGTACATTCTGGAGCTAAAATTTTACGGTCATTTGCTTCAGAACATGGAAGAAACAAGACATTTGTTGGTGCTAGTGCAGTTATTGTGGCATTTGCAGTTACTTTTATATCGTTACAACAGCAGCCCCAAGTATTAGCTTTTTCTTTGTTAGCTAATGCGCCTAAAAATGATAGCGATCGCCAAACCTTAATAGCCAATTCAGAACAAATCCGTACAGGCTTAGTTAACGCTTATTTATCATCCTATCGCTATCTCAGCAGCAAGCAAGATAATAATCACATTACAGTGATGTATCGTGATATTTTAGGCTTAAATAAGTCGGCTGCTGATGGTGTGCAAGGAATTTATAATTTCCTTATGTCGCCATTTTTATATAATGGTTCTGAAAAAGATGCGGCTAAGGCAGAAAACATTTACGCAGAATTTTTTGATACGCCTTTACAAAAAGCTGAAAAAGCAGCAGTTAGTCACGCAGTACAATCTACTTTTAACGAACAAGAAGTTAAGGCAGGTTTATTAAATATCAACGAGAAAAAGGTTTGGTTAGCATCACAACAAGTCACAGTTAAAGAACATGGTGATTGGGCTGATGTAGAATTGTACGAAGTTTACAAAAACCAAACACCCGAAGTTCAAGAAGTTTTTTATTCCTTTTCTCTGCCGGAAAGCGCCGTCATTACGGGCTTATGGTTGGGTGATACTAATAACTTAAACCAACGCTTTAACTTTGTTGTTTCTCCGCGCGGTGCTGCCCAAAAAGTTTATAATTCTCAAGTGCGACGAGAACGCCCTGTAGATCCAGCCTTACTAGAACAAGTAGGGCCAAGACATTATCGTTTACGGGCTTTTCCCATTCCTCCCAACAATGTACAACAAATAGAAGGACAACCACCACGCCCCACCGAAATGCACCTATGGTTGACTTATAAGGTGATGGGAGAAGATAAAGGTTGGGCGATGCCTGATTTGGGGGAAAGACGTAATATCTTTTGGACAGATAAAACTAAGCGTATTCGTAACGGTAAGGAAGTAGGTTTGAAAGAAAATGCTTGGTTAGAAACATACATTCCCGCCAGTGGTAAAGTTCAACCTGTATTGCATGAGGTGAATTTAGCTGAAGGCTATAAATTATTAGCCAAACCTTTATCTAAAGGTGATTACACTTTACCTAAAAATCAGCGTATCGCCTTAGTTCTCGACACCTCCCGTAGCATGGGTGAACATACCAAGGAATTGGCACAAACATTATCTTGGTTGAAACAACACGGCTTTGCTGATAATGATTTAACCAACAATGATGCGGATTTATATCTTACTACTTCCCCTGGTACTACACCCAAACGATTAGATGATATCCAGCAATTCCTACCGGAAAAAATCACTTTCTACGGTACAATTCAACCCCAAGAAATGCTGGCACAATTTAATAGTTTGCGTGGGAATACAAGTTATGATGCTGTTTTATTGGTAAGTGATGAAGGCAGTTATGAACTGTCGAAAAACAATAAGACTGCGCCTACAATTTCTGCACCTTTGTGGATGGTACATTTAGGAAGATTGCCTGGGGCTTATAACGATGGCATCATCAAATCATTACAAGATAGTGGCGGTGGTGTTGGTGTTGATATTGCCGAGGTGTTGCAAAGAATAGCTACAAAATCAGTCTTAGGTGATACGGTTGTAAGTGTTGTTAATGGTTATGCTTGGTATCGGCAAACATTAGAAGCAAGAACCACCAATCAACAAGATGATTTACTTCCCTTAGCCGCTAGACAATTAATTTTAGGCTTGAGTAAACAAATTAAGCTAGACAATCTCAAAGGTTTGGACGCAATTCACGCGATCGCTAAAAAGTATCAGATTGTCAGTCCCTATTCCTCTATGCTGGTATTAGTCAATGACGAACAAAGACGCTTACTCAAAGAGGCAGAAGCCCAAAGCGATCGCTTTGACCGTAAAGTAGAGAATGGTAAGGAAAATCTCTCTAAACCCAATAATCCCTTAAAAGTTAGTGTACCTGAACCCTCTGGTGGATGGCTATTAGGTGTGAGTGCGATCGCATTATTTGTACTGGTGAAGCGTCGGCGCTAA